A single window of Vigna radiata var. radiata cultivar VC1973A chromosome 4, Vradiata_ver6, whole genome shotgun sequence DNA harbors:
- the LOC106758774 gene encoding uncharacterized protein LOC106758774: MASITPLNVMLPNVAPKLSACVAVSNTRVSFAAPPVLPCTSIQRNKNRSSRVVVSAVGDVSADSTVYLVAGAVAVALVGTAFPIFFSRKDTCPECDGAGFVRKADVRLRANAARKDQTQIVCARCNGLGKLNQIDK; encoded by the exons ATGGCTTCCATCACTCCGCTTAACGTTATGCTTCCCAACGTTGCGCCGAAACTCTCCGCATGTGTCGCTGTTTCCAACACTAGGGTGTCATTTGCGGCCCCACCTGTGTTACCCTGCACCTCGATTCAGAGGAACAAGAATAGATCTTCGAGGGTTGTTGTTTCGGCTGTCGGAGACGTTTCTGCTGATAGCACCGTTTACCTTGTTGCCGGCGCGGTTGCAGTGGCACTCGTTGGAACCGCATTCCCCATCTTCTTCTCTCGCAAAGACAc ATGTCCTGAATGTGATGGAGCAGGGTTTGTTCGAAAGGCTGACGTGAGATTGAGAGCAAATGCAGCACGAAAGGATCAAACTCAAATAGTTTGTGCTCGTTGCAATGGATTGGGAAAACTTAATCAAATTGACAAATAG
- the LOC106758779 gene encoding E3 ubiquitin-protein ligase RDUF1-like has product MASLRSSSSFWCYRCNRVVRVSLAAEAQRDPTILCPDCHSGFLEEVHTPPHSRRSTRAGSPFNPVIMLRGGNGNENAGANETENDVASGNFELYYNDVVSGPGPSGLRPLPAGVTDFLIGSSGFDHLLDQLDVTSVGLDRAASKAAIESMPVVKILASHAHAESHCAVCMENFQVDCDAREMPCGHVYHSECIVPWLSVRNSCPVCRRVVPSDEVDDNNTMGLTIWRLPGGGFAVGRLIGGRELPLVYTEMDGAFNASNGVPRRVSWDSSIGRSRESRGFASAFRNLVSYFGRVRSSFSRGTRNSRLNGRSRSATTIFSRFRSRSRF; this is encoded by the coding sequence atggCTTCTTTGAGATCTTCTTCTTCGTTCTGGTGCTACCGATGCAACCGCGTCGTTAGGGTTTCCCTCGCCGCAGAAGCGCAGCGAGATCCTACCATTCTCTGCCCCGATTGTCACTCCGGTTTTCTCGAAGAGGTACACACGCCTCCCCACTCGCGTCGATCCACACGCGCCGGCTCGCCCTTCAATCCCGTGATCATGCTGCGCGGCGGGAACGGGAACGAAAACGCAGGCGCCAACGAAACCGAAAATGATGTCGCCTCGGGGAACTTCGAGCTTTACTACAACGACGTCGTTTCGGGTCCGGGCCCCAGCGGTCTGCGCCCGCTTCCCGCGGGCGTCACCGACTTCCTCATCGGCTCGTCGGGCTTCGATCACTTGCTGGATCAGCTGGACGTCACCTCGGTAGGCCTTGACCGGGCAGCGTCGAAGGCGGCGATCGAGTCGATGCCGGTGGTGAAGATCCTGGCCAGCCACGCGCACGCGGAGTCCCACTGCGCGGTGTGCATGGAAAACTTTCAAGTGGATTGCGACGCACGTGAAATGCCGTGCGGGCACGTGTATCACTCGGAGTGCATCGTGCCGTGGCTGTCTGTGCGGAACTCGTGCCCCGTATGCCGCCGCGTGGTTCCTTCAGATGAAGTTGATGATAACAATACGATGGGGTTAACCATATGGAGACTCCCTGGGGGAGGATTCGCTGTGGGCCGGCTCATCGGTGGTAGAGAACTGCCCCTCGTGTACACGGAAATGGACGGCGCGTTTAACGCCTCTAACGGCGTTCCCAGGAGAGTCTCCTGGGATTCTTCTATTGGTAGGTCTAGGGAGAGTAGGGGCTTTGCTTCTGCTTTTCGGAATCTCGTTTCCTATTTTGGAAGAGTTAGAAGTTCCTTTTCTCGTGGAACGAGAAACTCTCGTCTCAATGGAAGATCACGCTCTGCCACAACCATTTTTTCTAGGTTCAGGAGTCGATCAAGATTTTAA